The DNA sequence CCGAGCAGCTGCTGGCCCAGGTCGCGGACCTGGAACCGGACCAGGCCGCCCGCGGCCTGACCGAGGCGCTGCGGGTCGCGGTCCTGCAGGAGACCGACACCGACCGCTACTACTTCCGGCACATGCTGGCCCAGCGCGTCGCCTACGAGCAGATGCCCGGCCCGCTGCGCAGCCGCCTGCACCGCCGCGCCATCGCCGTCCTGGAGACCCAGACCCCGCCGCCGCTGGTCCAGATCGCGCACCACAGCATGCAGCTCGGCGACCCGAACTCCTGGCTGGACCGCGCCGAAGCGGCGGCGGACCAGGCGGTCTCGCTCGGCGACTCCGGCACCGCCGCCGCGCTGCTGCACCGGATCCTGGAGCAGCCCGGCATCTCCGGCGACCGCCGCTCGCACGCCGCCCTGGCGCTCGCCGGGATCGCGGTCAACGGCGTCGACTACGTCACCGACGCCCGCGCGCTGCGCCGGATCCTGGCCGACCCCCGGCTGCCGACGACGGCGCGCGGCGAGGTCCGGCTGTCGCTGGGGCTGCTCATGGTCAGCCACGCCGGCGACCGGGCCGGGTTCCAGGAGGTGGCGCGCGCCGCCGAGGAGCTGGCCGAACGGCCGGACCGCGCGGCCCGCGCGATGATCGCGCTGGCCATGAACGAGCGTGACGGCGGCGCCGAGCAGGCGTGGGCATGGGTCGAGCGCGCCGAGGCGCAGGCCGCGCTCAGCCCCGGTCCGGCCGTGCACGCCGCGGTCCAGGCCACGCGCCTGACGCTGCTGGCTCGGCAGGGCGATCCGAGCGTCTGGGAACTCACCGAGCAGCTGCCGCGATCCAGCGACAATGACGAGGAGATGCGCCAGACCGTCCGCGCGCTCTACAACACCGGCGAGATCGCGATCGAACTCGGCCACGACCGGCGCGCGGCCCGGATGCTGAACGAGAGCCGCGACCTCGCGCGGCGCGTCAGCTATCCCTACATGGAGTCCTACAGCCGGATCGCGCTGCTCCGGCTCGACGCTCTGGCCGGGGACTGGGCCGACATCGACAACCGCTTCACCGCGCTGTGTGCCGAGTACCCCGACATCGCCATGGCCAGGATGGACGAAGCGCTCGTGGTCGGGCAGGTCGCCGCCGCGCGCGGGCTGCGCAACCGCGCCGCCGAGCTGTTCACCTCCGCAGCCGCGTACGGGGACGTCGAGTCGCAGGTCACCGGAGCGCTGCGGGCCGCCGCCGGGCTGATCGCCGTCCGGCTCTCGGCCGTCGTCGCCAGCGGGGCGACCCGCTCCACCGGCGCGGCCGTCGCCGCCGCCGGGCACGACGCCTGGGCGGTCGCCGAACCGGCGGTGATGACGCTGCGCTGGGCCGAGGCCTGGGCCCGGGGGACCGGTCTGGTCCCGGTCGCCGTCGAGGCGGCCCTGGCCTGCGGCCGCCGGGAGGCCGCCGAACAGCTCGTCGCCGACGTCGAAGCGGGGCTGCGGGGACGGGACGCGCCGGCTGCGACGGCCGAGTTCCATGTAGCGCGCGGACTGCTGTTGGGCGCGACCGATCCCGCGAGCGCGATCCAGGACTTCGAGACCGCGCGCTGCCTGTGGTCCGACATCGGGCGTCCCTATGAGGTCGCCCGCACGTCCGAACAGCTCGGGGCCGTCCTGAGCGCGGCCCGCGACGGCGAGGCGGCCACCGCCCGGCTGAACGAGGCGCTGGCCGAATACGAGCACCTCGGCGCCGCCTACGACGCCGCGCGCTGCCGTCACACCCTCCACGACCTGGGCCTGGCCCGGCCGCCGGGGCGCGGCCGCCGCGGCTACGGCGACGAGCTGAGCCCCCGCGAACGCCAGGTCGCCGAGCTCGTGGCGCGCGGCGCGACCAACCACGACATCGCCGAGGCGCTGTTCCTGTCCCCGCGCACCGTGGAGCAGCACGTCGCCCGGATGCTGCGGAAACTGGGGACCACCAGGGGAGACGTCCGCGAGGTTCTTAGGGAACGGGGACGGCACAGGGGTTGAATAAATTACGTACCCCTGCAAAATTGGATACTTATTGATCTCTACCAGGGGGACGGCGAACCTCATGGGTGGAGGCGTCTAGCGCTTCCCACCCGCAATCGCCCCACACACCCGGTGCGGAAAGGCCGGCCACGCAGGAGGCCAACATGATCGCCACGAAGGACGCCGACGCAGCGAGTCGAAGTACTGGCAGCACTGTCCTTCCTACCCAACGCACGTGCGACCACACCCCGCCGTGCCCGACTTTCGAAGCTCCGGACCGTGAGGCCGCTCACTTGGTCGCCAGCCACCCCGAACAGGGGTGGGGGCTGCTGTGCAACGGCGTGGTCCAGTTCGACGACACCGGTGAGCTGCTGCCCGACGGCCGGACCGTGGCGCCGCACCGCCGCACGGACTGAAGGCGCTGGGATCCCCGGTGGACTCCGCACTTGTCGCGTTGCTGACGGCCCCGTCCGCGGGAGCGTCCGGCTTCCTCGCGGGCCTGGCCGCCATGCGCCGCCGGCTCAGACGCGCGGCCGGCGAGGCCGCCCACGCCCGCTGGCTCGCGCACCACGACGCGCTCACCGGGCTGCCCAACCGGACCGCGGCGCGACAGCACTTCCAGCACGCCGCGCAGGCCGGACGGCCGCCCGCGGCGGCGCTGCTGGACCTGGACGACTTCAAGACGGTGAACGACACCTGGGGCCACCAGGTCGGCGACGCGCACCTGGTGACGGTCGGGGAGCGGCTGGCGGCGGCGTGCCGGGACGTCGGCGCGCGCGCTTTCCGGCTCGGCGGGGACGAGTTCGTGCTGCTGCTGCCGGGCACGGAGCCGGCGGCCGTGGTGCGGGACGTGCGCACGATCGTGGGGGCGCTGAGCGTGCCGCAGTATCTGAAGCTGGACGAGACACGGTCGGTGACCCTGGTGCCCAGCGCGTCGGCGGGGATCGCGGTGCCGGAGTCCGGGGACGCGTTCTCCGACGTGCTGCGGTGCGCGGACATAGCGCTGTATCACGCGAAGCGCTACGGCGTGGCGCCGCATCTTTATACGCCGGACATGCGGCAGCCCTGGTCGCATCGGCACAAGGTGCTGGACGAGTCGCATCTGTGCAAGGTGCGGGTTTCGGGGTTGGTCGCGGAGCAGGCTACGCGGGGGGCTTGTTCTTAGGCTGTCAGGGCGCCGCGCTACCGTGAGGACGTGATCACACCCGCCATCCGTCCCTACCGGCCCGAAGACCGCGACGCGCTCTACGACATCTGCATGCGGACCGGTGCCGCCGGCGGCGACGCGCGTGGGGTCTATCGGGACCAGACGCTGCTGCCGGACATCTTCGCCGGGCCCTATGCCACGTTGGAGCCGGATCTCGCCTTCGTGCTCGACGACGGCGGACAAGCGGTCGGGTATGTGCTCGGCACCAGCGACACCGCGCGGTTCGCGCAGGAGTTCCGGGACAAGTGGCTGCCCACGGTCGCCGCGCAGCATCCGCTGCCGGGCGGGGAGCCGGGCACGCCCGACGCGGTGATGACCCACGTCCTGCACCACCCGGAGCTGATGGTGAATCCGGCGCTCGCCGACTACCCGGCGCATCTGCACATTGATCTGCTGCCCGGGTATCAGGGGCACGGGTATGGCAGGACCCTGCTTGCCATGCTGTTCGCGGCGCTTGAGAAGGCCGGCGTAGAGCGGGTCCACCTGGTGATGTCCTCTGCGAACACCGGCGCGCGCGCCTTCTACGACCGCATCGGGTTCCACGAGATCTCCGTCCCCGACCCCGGCGAGCTGACTTTTCTCGGGCGCTCGACGGCCGCCTGACGCTCGGCGTATGGCTTGTTTCCCGGGCCTGTGCACGCGCTTCACGCGCCTGTGACGAGCCGGACCTGATCTTGCAACAGGGCCCGGGCACAGTCGGGGTATGAGGACTTCTCGTCGCGAACCCGGCCGTACCCGTCGCCGTCCGGAGTGGAGCTGGCGGCGGGAGATCATCGAGCTCGCAGTGCTCTTCCTCGCCGTCGGCACCGCGGGGCTGTTCACCGAGGTGCTGGGCCGCCGGCACTACGGCTGGCTGCTGCTGATCGCCCTCGGCGCGGCGTTGTTGGCGGCGCTGGTGTTGCAGTGGTGGTGGCGTGCGCACGGCCCGGGGCGATTACGCGCGCACACCCCGTTCGTCTCGGTACGCGGCGCCGACGCCGTGGACGAGGCGCTCGCTGAATGGCACGACGACCTGAACCTGTGGCGCATCCGGGCCGCGGTCCGCGACCGGCCGGGAAGCCTGGCGGCGGTCTGCGATCGGCTGGCCGGGGTCGGCGCGAACATCGTGGGGCTCCAGGTACACCCCCTGGGCGAGGGCGTGCTGGACGAGTTCCTGGTCGACGTGCCGCCGACTGTCGACGCTGCGACGCTCGCCGGGGCCGTCGCGGCTGGGGGCGCGGAGGTCTCGCTGATCGACCGTGCCGCGCGCGACGACCTCACGGATGCTCCGGCGCGCGTGCTGACGTTGGCGGCGCGGCTGGCCTCCGGCGACGCGGGCCTCCCGGTGGCGCTGCACGATCTGTTCGGGCAGTGCGCGGTGACGTGGGACCCGCGCGAGGTGCAGGAGGCGTCGTGCGTCGGAACGCTGATCACGCTCGCCGACCCGGGTGGCGGCGCCCTGCTGGTGACGCGGGAGGCGCTGGACTTCACGCCGACCGAGTTCGCGCGGGCGCGGGCTCTGGTGGGGCTGTGCGGGGAGCTGCGGCGGCGGCATATGGCGGAGTGAGGGCGGCGTCAGGACTCGCGGTCAAGGTCAGGCGAGCCGGCTGTATGCGCTTCGATCGCCTCGGCGAGCCGCTGCCTGGCGGCCGGCTCGAAGTCGTTCCGGCGCTGCCACAAGCGGCGCAGCAACGGCAGTGCGTCCGTCGTGGGCGACGCGGCGGCGAGCTCGAACAGCAGGGTTCCGGGGAGGATGGAATCGTCGTCCGCCAGCTGCCGCAGCTGGTCGAGCAGTGCGGCGGCCGCCCGCGGATCGCCGCGCCGGGCCAGGCCCGCCACGGCCTCTTCGGCGGCCTGGTCGTAGTCGTCGTCGAGGCGGGCGGCGAGGGCTTCGCGGATCTCGGGGCCGTCGGCGTCGAGTTGGGTGCCGAGGCCGAACGTGGCCCAGTCGCGTACCTCGGGATCCGGGTCGCGGGTCAGGGCGATCAGGGCTTCGGTGACCGCGGCGCCGGTGCCTTCGGCGACCACGGCGCCCGGCTCGTCGGCACCGGTCAGCGACGGCAGCGCGACCGCCGCGGCGAAGCGGACCTCGTCGCTCGCGTGCCCGACCTGGCGGAGCACCGCGGGCAGGGCCCGAGCGTCGCCGACGTGCCCGAGGGCGGTGACCGCGGACGCGACGACTCGGGCGTCATCGTCGCCGGCCGCGCCGATGAGCACGGGCAACGTTTCCTCCGCGTAGGGGCGGCCCGTCGCGTAGCCGATCTGCCCGAGCGCGTCCAGCGCGACCAGGCGGCGTGCGGGCTCGTCCGAGGCCGCCGCCGCCAGGACCGCTTCGAACGCGTCGCGGCCGGTGCTTCGATGCAGCTCGCCGATCAGGCGCCAGCGCTCCTCGGCGTCGCTCTCGCTCTCCTGCTTGCCGGTGCCGGTACCGGTACACGAGTTGAGCGCGGCGGCGCGGGTGATGATCTGCTCATGGTCCACCGCCTCAGTCTACTGCGAGACAGGCCTGCCGACCTGCGGTTTTCCGGCAGCCTCGGGAGCCGAACCGGGCCGCGTCACGACCCGCAGATGCCCGCCACGACCTGCGCGTCGGCGAGCGCCTGCCGGGGCGACGGCTGCTGGCCGCTCTCCGCCTGGCTCACGACAGTCTGGATGTCGTCGGCGACCTTGTTCATCGCATCCTTGCCGCCCGGCTTCCGGGTGGTTTGCGCGGCGTCTCGCAGCTGGCTGATCGAGGTGTTGGCGACTTTCAGGACCGCCTGCAGGTCGGTAGAGCTCTGAGCCTTCTCAGCGTTCTGAATCGCCTGCATCGCCTCGGAACAGCCGGCGTCGCTCCCGTCGCTCCCAGCCGAGTTCCCGCCGGTGAGACCGCCCACGGCGCTGTTCGACGACGCGTCCCCGCCGACGGTGCCCGAACTCGAGCACCCGGCGATCAGCAGCGCGATACACGCGGCACCGAATACCGCGGATATATGCGGGCGAGAGGACATTGATATTACCCCTTGTAATCATGGCTTGACCTGGTGAGGACCCTATCGGTGAAACCGCGGATTCGCAGAGGAGGGGTCCTCAAGGTCGGCCGTTACAATAAGAAGTTGCATTTTCCCGCGTCGGCCATAGAATGCCCGGATGGCGAACAAAGAACGTTTCGAGGTCCGGCGCCAGGTCGCCGCGCCGCCGAGCGAGGTCTTCGCATTGCTCTGCGACCCTCGGGGCCATGTGGCCATCGACAGCTCGGGCATGCTGCAGTCCGCTGACGGCGACCCGGTCGGCGCGGTGGGGGACGAGTTCGTCGTGCACATGGACCGCGAGGCGCTCAACGACTACCCGTACGGCAAGTACGACGTGACCGTGACCATCACCCGGTTCGAGCAGGACACCCAGCTCGAGTGGACGGTGATCGGCCGGCTCCAGCCGCCGATCCGCCACCTCTACGGCTACCTGCTGGAGCCCTCCGACCTCGGCACCCTCGTGACCTCGTACTACGACTGGAGCGAGATCCACGAGAAGTGGCGCGAGGCGGACATCTTCCCCGTGATCCCCGAGGCGGCCTTGCGCGCGACCCTGGGCATTCTCGCGCGCACCGTCGAGCGCTAGGCGTGCCCGGAGCCGTGATCGCTCACTGGGTCCAGTTCAGAACGCAGACCGGGCTGGACGGGGACCAGGCGGACGCGCCGGCGGAGTTCACTGCCTGCACCTGGATGCAGACGGTCTCCTGCGGGATGACGTTGAGCGTGACGCTGGTACCCGTCGCCGTGACAGGTTGCGAACCTGGACGAAGCGACTCGGTGTACTTCACGACGTAGCTGGTCGCCCCGGGATCGGCGGACCATGAGACCGTCATCGTGATGAACGGGGAGGCCGGCGGTGCCGCGACACCGGTCACGGAGCCCGGTGCGCCGCCCGCGGACGGCGGGGGCGAAGGCGCGTGGGATGTCGACGGCGGCGTATGCGGTGGGCTCGCCACTCGCGACGTCGGTGTGACCGGGTTGCTGCGCTGCGTTCCGGAAGGCTGCCCGGCCGTCGTGGGGCCGGGGCCGCCGTCGCTGGTGCCCCCGGTCGGTCCGCCGCCCGGGCCGCCACTGGTGCCGCCCACCGCACTTCCCGATGGCGATCCGGGTCCTGATATCGAGCTGGGGACCGACGAGGGCGCAGACGCCTTCGAGCCCGGCGCGGTGGAGGCGGCGGTCGGGGACGTTTCCGCACCGGACGTGGCCGACGTGTCAGAGGTCGAAGTCCCTCCGGTCCCTCCGACCGCCGTCGGAAAGGCTGCGCCCTTTGCGGAGTGGCCGCTGCCGCTGTTCGAGCCGGCCGCCTGGCCGTCCACCATCACCACAGCCGTGATCGCCACCGCCACGAACGTCGCGGCTCCCACCAGCGCCGCGCGCTGCGCCCGACGTCGGCCGCCCGGGCCACCCCGGGGGTCGTCGACCGGCACGGTGGCATTCGGGTCGAGAGCCCCCGGCGGCCGTTCCAGTTCCTCCGCGACGCGCGCCGCGGTGGGGCGTTTGTCCGGATCCTTGTTCAGGCACTTCGACAGCAGCGGCCGCAGTTCGGCCGGCACCCTGCCGAGGTCGGGATCGGAGTGGACGACCGCGTAGAGCAGCTGTGCGGGAGTCCCGTCCCCGAAGGGCCCCCTGCCGGAGACCGCGAACACCAGCAGCCCGGCGAGGGCGAACACGTCGGCGGCCGTGCCGGTCTTGTGGCCCGAATCCAGCTGCTCGGGAGCCATGAACTGCGGTGTGCCCACCGCGAGCCCGGTCCTGGTGATGGTGCTGGCCTGCAGGTCCCGCGCGATCCCGAAGTCGATGAGCTTCGGTCCCTCCTCGGGCAGCAGCAGGTTCGTCGGTTTGATGTCCCGGTGGACGAGCTGCGCCGCGTGGATGGCCGCCAGCGTCCGCGCCAGCGCGGCGCCGAGTGTGCGCACCGCCGCCGTGTCCAGGACACCGGACTCGGCCACCACGTGGTGCAGCGACGGCCCGGCGACGTGTTCCGTCGCCAGCCACGGCCGCGCCGCGTCGGCATCGGCGTCCAGGATCGCGGCGATACCGGCCGTCCCGGGACCCGACACCGCGCGCAGCGCCTCGATCTCCCGCCCGAAACGGCGGCGGAACTCCGGCTCGCGGGCCAGATCGGAGTGGATCACCTTGACCGCGACCAGCCCGCCGTCCGCATCGCTGCCGAGGTAGACCCGGCCCATACCGCCGGATCCGAGAATGCCCAGAAGCTCATAGGGCCCGACCCGAATCGGATCTCCCTCGACCAGCTCGTCCACTACAGCCACCCCCGAGTGACGGACCGTCTCCGCATATTGAGAACGCTCGTGTTCATAGAACGACGTCACTGTGCCACAGCACGACGCTCCGCGCATCAACGCCCTGGCTGCTCGCGGTGCTGCAGAGCAGCCTGTGCACCCGCACCCGCACCCGTCCTCCGGCGTCGGAACCACGCTGGAAGGCTCGGTGCGCTGATGAAGCCCTCGGCGCGGGCACTGGCGATGCCGATGCGTGGGATCTCGCTGCTCTTCTCGAAGAGTAGATAGCGCGGTTCCCAGTAGGGACGGTATTTAGCGTTCGCGCGGTAGAGCGTTTCGATCTGCCACCAGCGTGAGAAGAACCCGAGAACGGCGCGCCAAAGCCGCAGTACGGGGCCGGCGCCGAGTCGCGAGCCGCGTTCGAACACCGATCGGAACATCGCGAAGTTCAGCGAGACTCGTCGCAGCGCCGGCTCGTCAGTGTGCTGCAGCAGCTCGATCACCATGAACTCGGTCAGGCCGTTCTCGGTGTCCCGGCTCCGGCGCATCAGGTCCAGGGAGAGCCCGTCCGGACCCCACGGGACGAAGCTCAGCAGTGCTTTGAGCTCACCTTCCCGGTCGCGGCACTCCACCATCACGCAGCGGCCGTCGGCCGGGTCGCCGAGGCGGCCCAGCGCCATCGAGAAGCCGCGCTCGGTCGCGCCGTCGCGCCATTCGTCGGCCTTGGCCACCAGCTGTGCCATTTCGGCCGGGGAGATGTCCTCGTGACGTCGGATCCGCACTGTGTAGCCGGCGCGCGCGACCCGGTTGTACGCCTGCCGCACCACCCGCATCGCACGGCCTTCGAGAGTGAACCGGTCCAGTTCGACGATGGCCTCGTCTCCCAGCTCCAGCGCGTCCAGCCCGTGCCGGGCGTACACCGTCCCGGCTTCCTCGGACGCGCCCATCACGGCTGGTATCCAGGCGTGCGCACGGGCCTCGGACAGCCAGGCGTCGATCGCGCCCGGCCAGGCCTCCGGGTCGCCGATGGGATCGCCCGAGGCGAGGGAGACGCCGCCGACCACGCGGTAGGCCACCGCGGCTTTGCCGCTGGGCGAGAAGATCACTGTCTTGTCCCGGCGCAACGCGAAGTACCCCAGCGAATCCCGCGTGCCTTGCTGGTCCAGCAGGCCCCGCAGTTTTGTCTCGTCCTCTGCCGTGAGGAGTTCCTTGCCGCGCTGGCTGCGGAAGGCCACGTACAGCACCAGCAGGAACAGCGCCACACCCAGCACGTTGATCGCGGCGTCCACCCAGATCGGGACGGCGACGTCCAGCAGCTGGTCGGCGGGTGCGAAGGTGACGATGCCGACGAAGGCGTAGCCGACGCAGTCGAGGAAGCCCGTACCCGGTGTGGTGTTCGTCGCCTGGACGAGCAGCGCGCCGATCCCGCCGACGGCCACCAGGCCGCCGAGCGCGACCAACCCCGCGGTCCTCGGGTTCGACGGGTCGCCCTTGGAGGTGAACTCGCGCCGACTGGCCAGCAGTGCCACCACGAAGAGCCCGGTGAAGCCGGCGGACACCCAGTTCGCCGGGTGGCGGCGGACGTCGTAGTCGGGGTCGGAGATCAGGAGGGCCAGCAGCATCGACAGCCACGTCAGTCCGGCGAGGACGAGATTGGCGATCCATGCGGCCCGCTTGCGCCGGCGCATCGCGACGGCGAGCAGGAGCGACAGCAACGCGGAGCTCAACCCGGCCGTCAACAGGTACGGGGTGAAGTACGCGCCGTCGTTGTGGGACTGGATCTGGTGCCGGAAGGGCACCGACAGCACCGCGACCAGGTTGAGCAGCGCCATCAGCCGCAGGTACCACACCGTCAGGTCCGCAGCCGTTCGTCCCAGTCGTGCCAGTCGTGCCAGTCGTCCTGCTCGTCCTGCCTCGGAGCGTCCGGCCGGATGCGTCGGTTCGGCGGGGCGGAGAGCTGTCGCGGTCATGATGCCAGCTTGGTCGCCCTTCGCGGCCGGGGGCATCGGGCGAAGGGCTTTGGTCAGCCCCGCCGAAAGGCGGTTTGTTCACCGCCGTTCGGCGGAGCCGGGGGCCACACGCTGTACGCTCCAAGGCGTTCCAGAAATGCGATCATCGCACCGACTGGCAGGACGGGCCGATGGACAGCCTTCGCAGCGCGCAGTGGTACGCGGGACAGGACCGCAACGCCTACATCCACCGGGCCTGGATGCGGCGCGGCGTCCCGGACGACGCCTTCGAGGGCCGGCCGCAGATCGCCATCGCGAACACCGCCTCCGACCTGACCCCGTGCAACGCGCACCTCGGTGAGGTGGCGAAGTCGGTGCGCGATGGAGTGTACGAGGCCGGCGGCATTCCGTTGGAGATGCCTGTGGTCTCGCTGGGGGAGACCAACGTCCGGCCGACCGCGATGCTGTGGCGGAACATGGCCGCGATGGCCACCGAGGAGATGCTGCGCGCCAACCCGATCGACGGCGTGGTCCTGCTCGGCGGCTGCGACAAGACGATCCCGTCCCTGCTGATGGCCGCCGCCTCGGTGGACCTGCCCGCGGTGGTCGTGCCCGGCGGCCCGATGCTGACCGGGACCTTCCGCGGCGCCGCGTTGGGCTGCGGCACCGACGTGTGGCGGCTCTCGGAGGAGGTGCGGGCCGGCACGTTGTCCCAGGAGCAGTTCAACCGCTCGGAATCGTCCATGATCCGCAGCCGTGGGCACTGCAACACCATGGGGACCGCTTCCACGATGGCACTGGTGGCAGAGGCTCTGGGCATGGTGATACCAGGGGTCGCTGGTACCCCCGCACCGGACAGCCGCCTACTCCAGGCCGCCCACGGCACCGGACGGCTGGCCGTCGAGATGGTCGCCACCGCACGGCGGCCGAGCACGTTCCTGACGAAGGCCTCGTTCCACAACGCGATCGTGGCGCTCGCCGCCATCGGCGGGTCGACCAACGCGGTCGTCCACCTGTTGGCCGTCGCCGGCCGCCTCGGCGTCGACCTGACCCTGGACGACTTCGACCGCATCGGCTCGCGCGTTCCGGTGTTGGTGGACCTCCAGCCGGCCGGCCGCTTCCTGATGGAGGACCTGCACCGCGCCGGCGGCCTGCTCGCGGTGCTGCGCGAGGTCAGGGAACTGCTGGACTCCGAGGCGCTGACCGTCACCGGCCGACCGCTGGCCGACTATCTCGACCAGGCCGCGACCTGGGACGCCGAGGTCATCCGGACCCGCGCCGAGCCGCT is a window from the Catenulispora sp. EB89 genome containing:
- a CDS encoding AAA family ATPase — its product is MAVSSRHAPDHTETVAWSGAGFAFVGREREIGLLLAAVRHPPAVVLVEGEAGIGKSRLVHEAAGAVAAAGGRVLTGLCHPLREPYPYGPVIDALRKAGDRLPSAADIPPSVGALAPLLPDLADRLPAPPAPAADAHAKRYQLVNGLRSFLAGLGSTVLVIEDAHWIDEATRELLLLLTRDMPEQLSLVLTYRDEDLPPGVSVLGPSYRRQPGVSGAAIHLNPLSGSDVLALAHDALGKHATPELGSALYQRSEGLPLAAEEDLITLSERGPGTDPGPGGDLIDDLAHAEVPRGLREAFTERLSALSAPARTVVEAAAVLDVPAPEQLLAQVADLEPDQAARGLTEALRVAVLQETDTDRYYFRHMLAQRVAYEQMPGPLRSRLHRRAIAVLETQTPPPLVQIAHHSMQLGDPNSWLDRAEAAADQAVSLGDSGTAAALLHRILEQPGISGDRRSHAALALAGIAVNGVDYVTDARALRRILADPRLPTTARGEVRLSLGLLMVSHAGDRAGFQEVARAAEELAERPDRAARAMIALAMNERDGGAEQAWAWVERAEAQAALSPGPAVHAAVQATRLTLLARQGDPSVWELTEQLPRSSDNDEEMRQTVRALYNTGEIAIELGHDRRAARMLNESRDLARRVSYPYMESYSRIALLRLDALAGDWADIDNRFTALCAEYPDIAMARMDEALVVGQVAAARGLRNRAAELFTSAAAYGDVESQVTGALRAAAGLIAVRLSAVVASGATRSTGAAVAAAGHDAWAVAEPAVMTLRWAEAWARGTGLVPVAVEAALACGRREAAEQLVADVEAGLRGRDAPAATAEFHVARGLLLGATDPASAIQDFETARCLWSDIGRPYEVARTSEQLGAVLSAARDGEAATARLNEALAEYEHLGAAYDAARCRHTLHDLGLARPPGRGRRGYGDELSPRERQVAELVARGATNHDIAEALFLSPRTVEQHVARMLRKLGTTRGDVREVLRERGRHRG
- a CDS encoding HEAT repeat domain-containing protein, whose protein sequence is MDHEQIITRAAALNSCTGTGTGKQESESDAEERWRLIGELHRSTGRDAFEAVLAAAASDEPARRLVALDALGQIGYATGRPYAEETLPVLIGAAGDDDARVVASAVTALGHVGDARALPAVLRQVGHASDEVRFAAAVALPSLTGADEPGAVVAEGTGAAVTEALIALTRDPDPEVRDWATFGLGTQLDADGPEIREALAARLDDDYDQAAEEAVAGLARRGDPRAAAALLDQLRQLADDDSILPGTLLFELAAASPTTDALPLLRRLWQRRNDFEPAARQRLAEAIEAHTAGSPDLDRES
- a CDS encoding IlvD/Edd family dehydratase is translated as MDSLRSAQWYAGQDRNAYIHRAWMRRGVPDDAFEGRPQIAIANTASDLTPCNAHLGEVAKSVRDGVYEAGGIPLEMPVVSLGETNVRPTAMLWRNMAAMATEEMLRANPIDGVVLLGGCDKTIPSLLMAAASVDLPAVVVPGGPMLTGTFRGAALGCGTDVWRLSEEVRAGTLSQEQFNRSESSMIRSRGHCNTMGTASTMALVAEALGMVIPGVAGTPAPDSRLLQAAHGTGRLAVEMVATARRPSTFLTKASFHNAIVALAAIGGSTNAVVHLLAVAGRLGVDLTLDDFDRIGSRVPVLVDLQPAGRFLMEDLHRAGGLLAVLREVRELLDSEALTVTGRPLADYLDQAATWDAEVIRTRAEPLVVRGGIAVLKGNLAPDGALIKPAAASAHLLRHSGRALVFDSIEDFHARIDDPALDVDADSVLVLRGCGPKGYPGMPEVSNMPLPKKLLEAGVRDMVRVCDGRMSGTAYGTVVLHVAPEAAADGPLAYVRTGDIITLDVEARRIDVEMPTDELLARGPHPSAVAAFADPGRGWQRLYIDHVQQADTGADLDFLVGSSGSEVIRESH
- a CDS encoding phosphatidylglycerol lysyltransferase domain-containing protein; this encodes MTATALRPAEPTHPAGRSEAGRAGRLARLARLGRTAADLTVWYLRLMALLNLVAVLSVPFRHQIQSHNDGAYFTPYLLTAGLSSALLSLLLAVAMRRRKRAAWIANLVLAGLTWLSMLLALLISDPDYDVRRHPANWVSAGFTGLFVVALLASRREFTSKGDPSNPRTAGLVALGGLVAVGGIGALLVQATNTTPGTGFLDCVGYAFVGIVTFAPADQLLDVAVPIWVDAAINVLGVALFLLVLYVAFRSQRGKELLTAEDETKLRGLLDQQGTRDSLGYFALRRDKTVIFSPSGKAAVAYRVVGGVSLASGDPIGDPEAWPGAIDAWLSEARAHAWIPAVMGASEEAGTVYARHGLDALELGDEAIVELDRFTLEGRAMRVVRQAYNRVARAGYTVRIRRHEDISPAEMAQLVAKADEWRDGATERGFSMALGRLGDPADGRCVMVECRDREGELKALLSFVPWGPDGLSLDLMRRSRDTENGLTEFMVIELLQHTDEPALRRVSLNFAMFRSVFERGSRLGAGPVLRLWRAVLGFFSRWWQIETLYRANAKYRPYWEPRYLLFEKSSEIPRIGIASARAEGFISAPSLPAWFRRRRTGAGAGAQAALQHREQPGR
- a CDS encoding GGDEF domain-containing protein: MDSALVALLTAPSAGASGFLAGLAAMRRRLRRAAGEAAHARWLAHHDALTGLPNRTAARQHFQHAAQAGRPPAAALLDLDDFKTVNDTWGHQVGDAHLVTVGERLAAACRDVGARAFRLGGDEFVLLLPGTEPAAVVRDVRTIVGALSVPQYLKLDETRSVTLVPSASAGIAVPESGDAFSDVLRCADIALYHAKRYGVAPHLYTPDMRQPWSHRHKVLDESHLCKVRVSGLVAEQATRGACS
- a CDS encoding GNAT family N-acetyltransferase, with protein sequence MITPAIRPYRPEDRDALYDICMRTGAAGGDARGVYRDQTLLPDIFAGPYATLEPDLAFVLDDGGQAVGYVLGTSDTARFAQEFRDKWLPTVAAQHPLPGGEPGTPDAVMTHVLHHPELMVNPALADYPAHLHIDLLPGYQGHGYGRTLLAMLFAALEKAGVERVHLVMSSANTGARAFYDRIGFHEISVPDPGELTFLGRSTAA
- a CDS encoding protein kinase — translated: MDELVEGDPIRVGPYELLGILGSGGMGRVYLGSDADGGLVAVKVIHSDLAREPEFRRRFGREIEALRAVSGPGTAGIAAILDADADAARPWLATEHVAGPSLHHVVAESGVLDTAAVRTLGAALARTLAAIHAAQLVHRDIKPTNLLLPEEGPKLIDFGIARDLQASTITRTGLAVGTPQFMAPEQLDSGHKTGTAADVFALAGLLVFAVSGRGPFGDGTPAQLLYAVVHSDPDLGRVPAELRPLLSKCLNKDPDKRPTAARVAEELERPPGALDPNATVPVDDPRGGPGGRRRAQRAALVGAATFVAVAITAVVMVDGQAAGSNSGSGHSAKGAAFPTAVGGTGGTSTSDTSATSGAETSPTAASTAPGSKASAPSSVPSSISGPGSPSGSAVGGTSGGPGGGPTGGTSDGGPGPTTAGQPSGTQRSNPVTPTSRVASPPHTPPSTSHAPSPPPSAGGAPGSVTGVAAPPASPFITMTVSWSADPGATSYVVKYTESLRPGSQPVTATGTSVTLNVIPQETVCIQVQAVNSAGASAWSPSSPVCVLNWTQ
- a CDS encoding SRPBCC family protein, which codes for MANKERFEVRRQVAAPPSEVFALLCDPRGHVAIDSSGMLQSADGDPVGAVGDEFVVHMDREALNDYPYGKYDVTVTITRFEQDTQLEWTVIGRLQPPIRHLYGYLLEPSDLGTLVTSYYDWSEIHEKWREADIFPVIPEAALRATLGILARTVER